The following coding sequences are from one Gemmatimonadota bacterium window:
- the trmD gene encoding tRNA (guanosine(37)-N1)-methyltransferase TrmD — MVLTVNVVTLFPEAMAPFLAASIPGRAQAAGLVDYRLVQLRDFTHDKHHTVDDAPFGGGAGMVLKAEPFLEAVESVGPTGPVVVMSARGRKFTHDDAVRWSLGSALTILCGHYKDIDQRVVDLLGAEEISLGDFVLSGGEPAALCVIDAVVRLLPGAIGDHESASSDSHYDGLLSPPSYTRPAEVRGQKIPEVLLSGNHAAIATWKQQEAERITQARRPDLWDAHMATERQDTGAKS, encoded by the coding sequence ATGGTGCTGACGGTCAACGTGGTGACGCTCTTTCCCGAGGCGATGGCGCCGTTCCTGGCGGCGAGCATTCCGGGCAGGGCACAGGCGGCGGGGCTGGTCGACTATCGACTGGTGCAGCTGCGCGACTTCACCCACGACAAGCACCACACCGTGGACGACGCTCCCTTTGGCGGGGGCGCGGGGATGGTGCTGAAGGCAGAGCCCTTCCTCGAGGCGGTGGAGTCGGTGGGGCCAACCGGTCCCGTGGTGGTGATGTCGGCCCGAGGCCGGAAGTTCACCCACGACGACGCCGTACGCTGGTCGCTCGGCAGTGCGCTGACGATCCTCTGCGGGCACTACAAGGACATCGACCAGCGGGTGGTCGATCTCCTCGGCGCCGAAGAGATCTCGCTCGGCGACTTCGTCCTCTCGGGGGGCGAGCCCGCGGCCCTCTGCGTGATCGATGCGGTGGTCCGGCTGCTGCCGGGGGCCATCGGCGACCACGAGTCGGCGAGCAGTGATTCGCACTACGACGGACTCCTGAGTCCGCCGAGCTACACGAGGCCCGCCGAGGTGCGCGGGCAGAAGATTCCCGAGGTGCTGCTCTCGGGCAACCATGCGGCGATTGCCACGTGGAAGCAGCAGGAAGCGGAACGCATCACGCAGGCGAGGCGCCCAGATCTCTGGGATGCCCACATGGCAACGGAGCGCCAGGACACCGGCGCGAAGTCCTGA
- the rimM gene encoding 16S rRNA processing protein RimM: MTEPAAPPIVVGRVRKPHGLKGELAIFPLTDDPEGVFVAGQVMSLLDLRGDPVGEIAIEQARVYHREVLMRIAGHPDRDAVEGYRGLFLAVPRDILTPLAEGEVYQQELVGWAVRDLADEPLGIVSAVYDMPQGLLIEVQGPKREFLLPFRSETVKVTDRANRRLVVEVPPELMG, encoded by the coding sequence ATGACCGAACCGGCCGCGCCCCCGATCGTGGTAGGGCGGGTGCGCAAGCCGCATGGGTTGAAGGGCGAGCTGGCGATCTTCCCGCTGACCGATGACCCCGAAGGGGTCTTCGTCGCCGGGCAGGTGATGTCCCTGCTCGACCTCCGGGGCGACCCGGTCGGCGAGATCGCGATCGAGCAGGCCCGCGTCTATCACCGCGAGGTGTTGATGCGGATCGCCGGGCACCCCGATCGCGACGCGGTCGAGGGATACCGGGGTCTCTTCCTGGCGGTGCCGCGTGACATTCTCACGCCGCTCGCCGAGGGTGAGGTCTATCAGCAGGAGCTGGTGGGCTGGGCGGTGCGGGACCTGGCCGACGAGCCGCTCGGGATCGTCTCCGCGGTGTACGACATGCCGCAGGGATTGCTGATCGAAGTGCAGGGCCCGAAGCGGGAGTTTCTCCTCCCCTTCCGGAGCGAGACGGTGAAGGTGACGGACCGCGCGAACCGCCGCTTGGTGGTCGAGGTTCCGCCCGAACTGATGGGGTGA
- the rpsP gene encoding 30S ribosomal protein S16 codes for MAVRIRLRREGRKKLPMYRIVVADKEAPRDGRFIATIGSYRPKEEANLFSVDVDKAREWIAKGAVPSDTVAALFKKAGV; via the coding sequence ATGGCCGTTCGTATCCGCCTGCGCCGCGAAGGGCGCAAGAAGTTGCCGATGTACCGTATCGTGGTCGCCGACAAGGAAGCACCGCGCGACGGTCGCTTCATCGCGACCATCGGCTCGTATCGCCCGAAGGAAGAGGCGAATCTCTTCTCGGTGGACGTCGACAAGGCGCGCGAGTGGATCGCGAAGGGCGCCGTGCCGAGCGACACCGTGGCGGCGCTGTTCAAGAAGGCTGGCGTCTGA
- the ffh gene encoding signal recognition particle protein produces the protein MFDELSSKLTDTLRRLSGRGALSEEAVREGLREIRRVLLEADVSFELTGEFLARVQAAAVGQEIIKSVRPGQMLVKIVYDELVTLLGEKQAPLAFVSVPPTILLMVGLQGSGKTTTAGKLAKRLKAEQKAPFLIAADVYRPAAIDQLRTLSEQVQVGFHGEPGVTDVVAIVKRGIEAASKARARSVIVDTAGRLQLDETLMDELVRLKAAIKPHEILLVADGMTGQDAVRIAKGFHDALGITGVVLTKMDGDSRGGAALSIYGVTKAPIKFVGTGEQLDALEPFHPDRMAGRILQQGDVLTLVEKAQQNVDEEDAKRLARKATSKKGLDLDDFLTAMRQMQKLGPLKNVLGMLPGVNPAMLKNANVDENRIRHVEAIVLSMTKAERSDPDVMNGSRRMRVARGSGRTVQEVNQLLNQFKQMQKFMKVAGKPGAKMPFGGRSFPPR, from the coding sequence ATGTTCGATGAGCTCTCCTCCAAGTTGACCGATACCCTGCGGCGCCTCAGCGGCCGCGGGGCACTCAGCGAGGAAGCCGTCCGGGAGGGGCTGCGGGAGATCCGCAGGGTCCTCCTCGAGGCCGACGTGTCGTTCGAGCTCACCGGCGAGTTCCTCGCGCGGGTGCAGGCGGCGGCCGTCGGGCAGGAGATCATCAAGTCGGTCCGGCCAGGGCAGATGCTGGTCAAGATCGTCTACGACGAGCTGGTCACGCTGCTCGGCGAGAAGCAGGCGCCGTTGGCCTTCGTGTCGGTGCCGCCGACGATCCTGCTGATGGTCGGGTTGCAGGGCAGCGGCAAGACGACGACGGCGGGCAAGCTCGCCAAGCGGCTCAAGGCGGAGCAGAAGGCGCCGTTCCTGATCGCGGCTGACGTCTATCGTCCCGCCGCCATCGATCAGCTGCGGACGCTGAGCGAGCAGGTGCAGGTCGGCTTCCATGGCGAGCCGGGCGTGACGGACGTGGTGGCGATCGTGAAGCGCGGCATCGAAGCGGCCTCCAAGGCGCGCGCCCGCTCCGTGATCGTGGACACCGCCGGCCGGTTGCAGCTCGACGAGACGCTGATGGACGAGCTGGTCCGGCTCAAGGCGGCGATCAAGCCGCACGAGATCCTGCTGGTGGCCGACGGCATGACCGGCCAGGACGCGGTCCGGATCGCGAAGGGGTTCCACGACGCCCTCGGCATCACCGGCGTCGTGCTGACCAAGATGGACGGCGACTCCCGCGGTGGCGCGGCGCTCTCGATCTACGGCGTGACCAAGGCGCCGATCAAGTTCGTCGGCACCGGCGAGCAGCTCGATGCGCTGGAGCCCTTCCATCCGGACCGGATGGCCGGACGGATTCTCCAGCAGGGCGACGTCCTGACGCTGGTCGAGAAGGCGCAGCAGAACGTTGACGAAGAAGACGCCAAGCGGCTGGCGCGGAAGGCGACGTCGAAGAAGGGACTCGACCTCGACGACTTCCTCACCGCCATGCGGCAGATGCAGAAGCTCGGTCCGTTGAAGAACGTGCTCGGCATGCTCCCCGGGGTGAACCCGGCCATGCTCAAGAACGCCAACGTGGACGAGAACCGGATTCGGCATGTCGAGGCGATCGTGCTCTCGATGACGAAGGCCGAGCGGAGTGACCCGGACGTGATGAACGGGTCGCGCAGGATGCGAGTCGCCCGCGGGTCGGGGCGAACCGTGCAGGAAGTGAATCAGTTGCTGAACCAGTTCAAGCAGATGCAGAAGTTCATGAAGGTCGCGGGCAAGCCGGGGGCGAAGATGCCTTTCGGTGGACGTTCGTTCCCCCCGCGCTGA
- a CDS encoding DUF445 domain-containing protein, with the protein MIPTPLPLPDEATRRAALERMKMAATGLLVVALIVFIVAKMNEDVYPWLAYVRATAEASLVGGIADWFAVTALFRHPLGIPIPHTAIMQKQKDRVGKILGNFVQNHFLSRTVLEARLAGIHPAQRAADWMQQEANRRRLAKQLAGGLARAVEALPEVEVREFVQRSAVSRLEGVKLAPLVSEVMTVAAAGGRPQELLNEVMKLVGGALRDGHDSIRERVRQESPRWVPVGLRDAVADRLIGAVERLIGEMLNDPLHPMRKRFDGIVHDFITRMKTSPEMIAKIEGMKVDLLGHPIVEELVSSVWDKTRLAAAGYRADPEGTSLEPLEEILAGLSDSLSGSEELRAEVDRFITEVITSLLEQHRQEIADLIATTVADWDPEVAAGRIELAVGRDLQFVRLNGTLVGGAAGLVIYTLSRFL; encoded by the coding sequence ATGATCCCCACCCCCCTCCCCCTCCCCGACGAAGCCACCCGCCGAGCCGCCCTCGAGCGGATGAAGATGGCCGCCACCGGGCTCCTGGTCGTGGCCCTGATCGTCTTCATCGTGGCCAAGATGAACGAGGACGTCTATCCCTGGCTGGCCTACGTGCGGGCCACGGCCGAGGCGTCGCTGGTGGGCGGGATCGCGGACTGGTTCGCGGTGACGGCGCTCTTCCGGCACCCGCTGGGGATCCCGATCCCCCACACCGCCATCATGCAGAAGCAGAAGGACCGGGTCGGCAAGATCCTCGGCAACTTCGTCCAGAACCACTTCCTCTCGCGGACGGTGCTCGAGGCGCGGCTGGCCGGGATCCACCCCGCCCAGCGGGCCGCCGACTGGATGCAGCAGGAGGCCAACCGCCGCCGGCTCGCCAAGCAGCTGGCCGGCGGGCTGGCGCGCGCCGTCGAGGCGCTCCCCGAGGTCGAGGTGCGGGAGTTCGTCCAGCGGAGCGCGGTCAGCCGGCTCGAAGGGGTCAAGCTCGCCCCGCTGGTGAGCGAGGTCATGACGGTGGCAGCCGCGGGTGGCCGCCCGCAGGAACTGCTCAACGAGGTAATGAAGCTGGTCGGCGGGGCGCTCAGGGATGGCCACGACTCGATCCGCGAGCGGGTTCGCCAGGAGAGCCCGCGCTGGGTGCCGGTGGGGCTGCGCGACGCGGTCGCCGACCGGCTGATCGGGGCGGTCGAGCGGCTGATCGGCGAGATGCTCAACGACCCGCTGCATCCGATGCGAAAGCGTTTCGACGGGATCGTGCACGACTTCATCACCCGGATGAAGACGTCGCCCGAGATGATCGCCAAGATCGAGGGGATGAAGGTGGACCTCCTCGGCCATCCGATCGTCGAGGAGCTGGTGTCGAGCGTGTGGGACAAGACGCGCCTCGCGGCCGCGGGCTATCGCGCCGATCCGGAGGGGACGTCGCTGGAGCCGCTCGAGGAGATTCTCGCGGGGCTGAGCGATTCGCTGTCGGGGAGTGAGGAGCTGCGTGCCGAGGTGGATCGCTTCATCACCGAGGTGATCACGTCGCTGCTGGAGCAGCATCGACAGGAGATCGCCGACCTCATCGCGACGACGGTGGCGGATTGGGACCCGGAAGTCGCGGCGGGCCGCATCGAGCTCGCGGTCGGTCGCGACCTGCAGTTCGTGCGGCTCAACGGCACGCTGGTGGGCGGTGCGGCGGGGTTGGTGATCTACACGCTGTCGCGCTTCCTCTAG
- a CDS encoding prepilin peptidase: MNFTPPGGDVWWPLAAFAGAFGLLLGSFLNVCITRWPAELSVVAPRSRCPRCGYQITWYDNIPILSWLMLGAKCRQCALPIPIMYPLVELATGMIWGLAVAWYGFEVEAARAATFGTLLLGIAMTDAREYIIPDEFSIGGTVIGLGFAFLGGALGWQPALLGAVVGYGLLWLIAVVGQKAFGEEAMGGGDVKMMAMIGAFLGWQGVLLTLFLGALIGTLIFLPMRLMGKEKLVPFGIFLAIGGAAYWVVGDAMVTWYRVSVLGL, translated from the coding sequence GTGAACTTCACTCCGCCCGGTGGTGATGTCTGGTGGCCGCTCGCCGCCTTCGCGGGGGCGTTCGGGCTGCTGCTCGGTTCCTTCCTGAATGTCTGCATCACGCGGTGGCCGGCGGAGTTGTCGGTGGTCGCACCGCGATCGCGCTGCCCACGGTGCGGCTACCAGATCACCTGGTACGACAACATTCCGATCCTCTCGTGGCTGATGCTCGGCGCCAAGTGTCGGCAATGTGCGCTGCCGATCCCGATCATGTATCCGCTGGTTGAACTCGCGACCGGCATGATCTGGGGACTCGCCGTGGCGTGGTATGGCTTCGAGGTCGAGGCGGCGCGTGCGGCGACCTTCGGGACGCTGCTCCTCGGCATCGCGATGACCGATGCGCGCGAATACATCATCCCCGACGAGTTCTCGATCGGCGGCACGGTGATCGGGTTGGGCTTTGCCTTCCTCGGCGGCGCACTCGGTTGGCAGCCGGCCCTGCTCGGTGCGGTGGTGGGGTACGGCCTGCTCTGGCTGATCGCCGTGGTGGGGCAGAAGGCGTTCGGTGAGGAGGCCATGGGCGGCGGCGACGTCAAGATGATGGCGATGATCGGCGCCTTTCTCGGCTGGCAGGGCGTGCTGCTCACGCTCTTCCTCGGCGCGCTCATCGGCACGCTGATCTTCCTCCCGATGCGGCTCATGGGGAAGGAGAAGCTGGTGCCGTTCGGGATCTTCCTCGCCATCGGTGGCGCCGCCTACTGGGTAGTGGGCGACGCGATGGTGACGTGGTACCGGGTGAGCGTGCTGGGGCTCTAG
- a CDS encoding RNA methyltransferase: protein MALLSTIRDLHRRKARERRGLALAEGVRLVEEMLAAGVVCKGAVVGPTLEATPRGAALLQSLQDAGVVVEHLSDEQLDEVAATEQPQGIVAVYQPRHWTLDAMIAAPKKPVVILDGVQDPGNVGTIARTALAFGAAGIVALPGTVDLTNPKVVRAAMGALFLVPHLHADDVATFAWLKQHHVAPWATSMDGEPLGAAPAGPIALLLGNEGAGLRPELVVHAEKRVAIPIAPEAESLNVAIAAGILLYQVTR from the coding sequence ATGGCCCTGCTGAGCACGATCCGCGACCTGCACCGCCGCAAGGCGCGCGAGCGCCGCGGCCTGGCGCTGGCGGAAGGGGTGCGCCTGGTGGAAGAGATGCTCGCCGCGGGCGTCGTGTGCAAGGGCGCGGTGGTGGGACCGACCCTCGAGGCCACGCCGCGTGGTGCCGCCTTGCTCCAGTCGCTGCAGGACGCTGGCGTCGTGGTCGAGCACCTCAGCGACGAGCAACTCGACGAGGTTGCCGCCACGGAGCAACCGCAAGGCATCGTGGCGGTGTACCAGCCGCGCCACTGGACGCTCGACGCGATGATCGCCGCGCCGAAGAAGCCGGTGGTCATCCTCGATGGTGTCCAGGACCCGGGCAACGTCGGCACCATCGCCCGGACGGCCCTGGCGTTCGGCGCGGCCGGTATCGTGGCCTTGCCGGGCACGGTGGACCTGACCAACCCGAAGGTGGTGCGCGCCGCGATGGGGGCGCTCTTCCTGGTGCCGCACCTGCACGCCGACGATGTCGCCACCTTTGCCTGGCTCAAGCAGCACCATGTGGCACCGTGGGCCACCAGTATGGACGGCGAGCCGCTCGGTGCTGCTCCCGCCGGGCCGATCGCCCTGTTGCTCGGCAACGAGGGCGCGGGGCTCCGGCCAGAGCTGGTGGTGCACGCCGAGAAGCGGGTTGCGATCCCGATCGCGCCCGAGGCCGAGTCGTTGAACGTGGCCATTGCCGCGGGGATCCTCCTCTATCAGGTGACGCGGTGA
- the thiD gene encoding bifunctional hydroxymethylpyrimidine kinase/phosphomethylpyrimidine kinase, whose protein sequence is MTEKARQIALTIAGSDSGGGAGIQADLKTFAAWDVYGTSVIVAITAQNTMGVRAVHPVPADVISAQLAALAEDLPPAAFKSGMLATRELVDLVAFTIAAHGWRRYVLDPVMVASSGDRLLDMDAVDAVRVNLLPLALCVTPNLDEAEILTDRPVRTPEAMVDAGKALIDLGAGSALIKGGHLKSDILVDVLVTPDGVERFTRTRQHTRATHGTGCTLSAAITAALALGFDLDRAVPEALTYLQAAIHAAPGLGGGNGPVWHGVQR, encoded by the coding sequence GTGACAGAGAAGGCACGGCAGATCGCGTTGACCATTGCCGGATCGGATTCGGGAGGTGGCGCCGGCATCCAGGCCGACCTCAAGACATTCGCCGCGTGGGACGTCTACGGCACCTCGGTGATCGTCGCGATCACCGCACAAAATACCATGGGCGTGCGCGCCGTTCACCCGGTGCCCGCCGACGTGATCTCGGCGCAACTCGCGGCCCTGGCCGAGGACCTGCCGCCGGCGGCCTTCAAGAGCGGCATGCTCGCCACCCGTGAGCTGGTGGACTTGGTGGCCTTCACGATTGCCGCGCACGGCTGGCGACGCTACGTCCTCGACCCAGTGATGGTGGCCAGCTCCGGCGATCGCCTGCTCGACATGGATGCCGTCGACGCCGTCCGGGTCAACCTGCTACCGCTCGCCCTCTGCGTGACCCCCAACCTCGACGAAGCCGAGATCCTCACCGACCGCCCCGTGCGCACACCCGAGGCGATGGTTGACGCGGGCAAGGCGCTCATCGACCTCGGCGCCGGCTCCGCGCTGATCAAGGGCGGTCATCTCAAGAGCGACATCCTCGTGGATGTGCTGGTCACGCCCGACGGCGTGGAGCGCTTCACCCGCACCAGGCAACACACCCGCGCCACGCACGGCACCGGCTGCACCCTCTCGGCCGCCATCACCGCCGCACTCGCCCTCGGCTTCGACCTCGACCGCGCCGTCCCCGAGGCGCTGACCTACCTGCAGGCCGCCATCCACGCGGCGCCGGGGCTGGGTGGGGGGAATGGGCCGGTGTGGCACGGAGTACAGCGATGA
- a CDS encoding purine-nucleoside phosphorylase: protein MTSKTLVDHAAIAAHTITEAIGPRKPAVAIVLGSGLGRLADSVQNAVRIPYDMLAGFHVPSVVGHKGELVVGTLGGTEVILQSGRFHMYEGHSAQEAALPVRVFSLLGATTLIVTNAAGGIRRTFQPGTLMLLSDHINLTGRNPLEGPVFPGDTRFPDMSVAYDAALRARAKQVAASLGVTMEEGVYCGLLGPTYETPAEVRMLERLGADAVGMSTVVEVIAARARGMRCLGISLVTNPAAGTFAGTLDHSEVMEVAGKAGETLAKIVAGVVSESR, encoded by the coding sequence ATGACCAGCAAGACGCTCGTCGACCACGCGGCGATCGCCGCGCACACCATCACCGAGGCGATCGGCCCGCGGAAGCCGGCCGTCGCCATCGTCCTGGGCTCCGGTCTCGGTCGCCTCGCGGACTCCGTGCAGAACGCCGTGCGGATCCCGTACGACATGCTCGCCGGCTTCCATGTGCCGTCGGTGGTGGGTCACAAGGGCGAGCTGGTGGTGGGGACGCTCGGCGGCACCGAGGTGATCCTGCAGAGCGGTCGCTTCCACATGTACGAGGGCCACAGCGCGCAGGAAGCGGCGCTGCCGGTGCGCGTCTTCTCCTTGCTGGGTGCCACGACGCTGATCGTGACCAACGCCGCCGGTGGCATCCGGCGCACCTTCCAGCCCGGCACGCTGATGCTCCTCAGCGACCACATCAACCTCACCGGCCGCAACCCGCTCGAGGGCCCCGTCTTCCCGGGTGACACCCGCTTCCCCGACATGAGCGTGGCCTACGATGCCGCGCTCCGCGCCCGCGCGAAGCAGGTCGCCGCCAGCCTCGGCGTCACCATGGAGGAGGGTGTCTACTGCGGCCTGCTCGGCCCGACCTACGAGACGCCCGCCGAGGTGCGGATGCTCGAGCGTCTCGGCGCCGACGCGGTGGGGATGAGCACGGTGGTCGAAGTGATCGCGGCGCGCGCGCGCGGGATGCGCTGCCTCGGCATCTCGCTGGTTACCAACCCCGCCGCTGGCACCTTCGCGGGAACGCTGGACCACAGCGAAGTGATGGAGGTGGCGGGGAAGGCGGGGGAGACGCTGGCCAAGATCGTTGCGGGGGTGGTTTCAGAAAGCCGATGA
- the add gene encoding adenosine deaminase yields the protein MREALRRMPKAELHVHLDGSLRPATMLELAATAGVSLPAPDAESLRRWMLVDDARNLEDYLARFDVTIALLQRPEAIERVAYEMVEDAAADGLRYLEIRYCPQLSTREGLSLDEVIEAEWRGLQRGFADFGVPARIINCSLRHYDPELSLVIAEHSVRMRSHGVVGFDLAGGEAGRPCELHREAFDLAARGGLGITVHAGEAAGWESIFEAIHACRAVRLGHGTRLFENPALMDYVRDRRICIEVNLTSNLQTRVVATAAQHPVRQYFEAGIPVTLCTDSWLMSGVSLTDEYLLAQQALGFTPTELETMALTAFEHAFLPWPERVALRDRAKADLASPS from the coding sequence ATGCGTGAGGCGCTCCGGCGGATGCCGAAGGCCGAACTCCACGTGCACCTCGATGGCTCCCTCCGCCCCGCGACGATGCTCGAGTTGGCCGCGACGGCCGGGGTGTCGCTGCCGGCGCCCGATGCCGAGTCGTTGCGGCGCTGGATGCTGGTGGATGACGCCAGGAATCTCGAGGACTACCTGGCCCGCTTCGATGTCACCATCGCGCTGTTGCAACGGCCCGAGGCGATCGAGCGAGTGGCGTACGAGATGGTCGAGGACGCCGCGGCCGACGGGCTCCGCTACCTCGAGATCCGCTACTGCCCGCAGCTGAGCACCCGCGAGGGGCTCTCGCTCGACGAGGTGATCGAGGCGGAGTGGCGCGGCCTGCAGCGTGGCTTCGCGGACTTCGGCGTGCCGGCCCGGATCATCAACTGCTCGCTCAGGCACTACGACCCCGAGCTCTCGCTGGTGATCGCCGAGCACTCGGTGCGGATGCGGAGTCACGGCGTCGTCGGCTTCGACCTCGCGGGTGGCGAGGCGGGGCGGCCGTGCGAACTGCATCGCGAGGCGTTCGACCTGGCCGCTCGTGGCGGTCTCGGCATCACGGTGCATGCCGGCGAGGCGGCGGGCTGGGAGAGCATCTTCGAGGCGATCCACGCCTGTCGCGCCGTGCGGCTCGGGCACGGGACACGGCTCTTCGAGAACCCGGCGCTCATGGACTATGTGCGCGATCGGCGCATCTGCATCGAGGTGAACCTCACCTCCAACCTGCAGACGCGCGTGGTGGCCACCGCCGCGCAACATCCGGTGCGGCAGTACTTCGAGGCCGGCATCCCGGTCACGCTCTGCACCGATTCGTGGCTGATGAGCGGTGTGTCGCTGACCGACGAGTATCTTCTGGCACAGCAGGCCCTCGGCTTCACCCCCACCGAGCTCGAGACGATGGCCCTCACCGCCTTCGAGCATGCCTTCCTTCCCTGGCCTGAACGCGTCGCGCTCCGCGACCGCGCCAAGGCCGATCTCGCGAGCCCCTCGTGA
- a CDS encoding response regulator produces MTHRILVVDDEPDITALVAYHLAKAGFRVSTATNGPDALKAAKEERPDVVVLDLMLPGLSGYDVLAELRKREETRDVGVILLTARRDEPDRIRGLSLGADDYLTKPFSPAELALRVQALLRRLAAPAVAKGSTLVAEGLVVDRAAHKVLLENEELNLTATEYKLLVMLLERRGRVQSRPQLLETVWDAQPDIQTRTVDMHVQRLRSKLGAIGDMIETVRGFGYRFKSPERGGRPA; encoded by the coding sequence ATGACGCATCGCATTCTGGTGGTGGACGACGAACCGGACATTACTGCGCTCGTGGCCTACCATCTGGCCAAGGCGGGGTTCCGGGTCTCGACGGCGACCAACGGTCCCGACGCCCTGAAGGCCGCCAAGGAGGAGCGCCCCGATGTGGTGGTGCTCGACCTGATGCTCCCCGGCCTCTCCGGCTACGACGTGCTGGCCGAACTCCGGAAGCGCGAAGAGACCCGTGACGTCGGGGTGATCCTCCTGACCGCCCGTCGCGACGAGCCCGACCGGATTCGCGGCCTCTCCCTCGGCGCCGACGACTACCTCACCAAGCCGTTTTCGCCCGCCGAGCTCGCCCTGCGCGTCCAGGCGCTGCTCCGCCGACTCGCCGCGCCGGCCGTCGCCAAGGGGTCGACCCTGGTGGCCGAGGGGCTCGTCGTCGATCGTGCCGCGCACAAGGTGCTGCTGGAGAACGAAGAGCTGAATTTGACCGCCACCGAGTACAAGCTGCTGGTCATGTTGCTGGAGCGGCGCGGGCGGGTGCAGTCCCGGCCGCAGTTGCTCGAGACCGTCTGGGATGCCCAGCCCGACATCCAGACCCGCACCGTCGACATGCATGTGCAACGCCTCCGCTCCAAGCTCGGCGCGATCGGCGACATGATCGAGACGGTCCGCGGCTTCGGCTATCGCTTCAAGTCCCCCGAGCGGGGCGGCCGCCCCGCGTGA
- a CDS encoding PAS domain-containing protein: MSLTSRLVWGTITVVAFTLLLMLWGAERWSMTAAALFALVVALGLATLTGRAVAQPLVALSKAARDIASGLLPAFPRSGIPEVDALVQALRQMNRQLADRFEDVQREKAEAAAIVNAMVEGVIATDPRGRIVTANPAARRLLGYSHEADLPDLRTLFRVKAARAAVDAVLEGEAVQDREVEFDGVTLTLNARALPTGGAVLVLHDLTEVRRLEAVRRDFVANVSHELKTPLTSISGYAETLADGGVDPATTKRFLATIVSNAARMQRLVDDLLDLSRIEAGRWIPEPVAVSLESAANECWAMFADRAATRRVTFTRAFAPDAATVTADPHAVRHVLQNLVDNALRYVPEGGAITCRSERADGGVVLSVEDNGSGINSDHLPRIFERFYRVDPSRSRDEGGTGLGLAIIKHMVEAHGGRVWAESTLGEGTAVRSWWPEGIEKRDA; this comes from the coding sequence GTGAGCCTCACCAGCCGTCTGGTGTGGGGCACCATCACGGTGGTGGCCTTCACGCTCCTGCTGATGCTGTGGGGCGCAGAACGCTGGTCAATGACCGCGGCTGCGCTCTTCGCGTTGGTGGTGGCACTCGGTCTCGCGACGCTGACCGGGCGCGCCGTCGCGCAGCCGCTGGTGGCCCTCTCCAAGGCCGCCCGCGACATCGCCTCCGGCCTCCTCCCGGCGTTCCCGCGCTCCGGCATTCCCGAGGTCGATGCGCTGGTGCAGGCGTTGCGGCAGATGAATCGCCAGCTCGCCGATCGCTTCGAGGACGTGCAGCGCGAGAAGGCCGAGGCGGCCGCGATCGTCAACGCGATGGTCGAGGGCGTCATCGCCACTGATCCGCGTGGCCGGATCGTCACCGCGAATCCGGCGGCGCGGCGGTTGCTCGGCTATTCGCACGAGGCGGACCTCCCCGACCTGCGCACGCTCTTTCGTGTGAAAGCGGCGCGTGCAGCGGTCGATGCGGTGCTCGAAGGCGAGGCGGTGCAGGATCGCGAGGTGGAGTTCGACGGCGTCACGCTCACGCTGAACGCCCGGGCGCTCCCGACCGGCGGCGCCGTCCTGGTGCTGCACGACCTGACCGAAGTGCGCCGACTCGAGGCCGTCCGCCGCGACTTCGTCGCCAACGTCTCGCACGAACTCAAGACACCGCTGACCTCGATCTCCGGCTACGCCGAGACCCTGGCCGATGGCGGCGTCGACCCGGCGACGACGAAGCGCTTCCTCGCGACGATTGTCAGCAACGCGGCGCGGATGCAGCGGCTGGTGGATGATCTCCTCGACCTGTCGCGCATCGAGGCCGGGCGCTGGATCCCGGAACCGGTGGCAGTGTCCCTCGAGAGCGCGGCGAACGAATGCTGGGCGATGTTCGCCGACCGGGCGGCCACGCGACGCGTGACCTTCACTCGCGCGTTCGCGCCGGACGCCGCCACCGTCACGGCCGACCCGCACGCCGTTCGCCACGTGCTGCAGAACCTGGTCGACAACGCGCTCCGCTACGTGCCCGAAGGCGGCGCCATCACCTGCCGCAGCGAACGCGCCGACGGCGGCGTCGTGCTCAGCGTCGAGGACAACGGCAGCGGCATCAACAGCGACCACCTCCCCCGGATCTTCGAGCGCTTCTATCGCGTCGATCCCTCGCGCTCCCGCGACGAGGGCGGCACCGGCCTCGGCCTCGCGATCATCAAGCACATGGTCGAGGCACACGGGGGCAGGGTCTGGGCGGAGAGCACGCTAGGCGAGGGGACGGCGGTGCGGAGTTGGTGGCCTGAGGGGATCGAGAAGCGAGACGCGTGA